In Neochlamydia sp. AcF84, a genomic segment contains:
- the rsfS gene encoding ribosome silencing factor, whose translation MSKTVLKNLDLIAQTIYDKKGFNILALDVRDLSTMTDFYVIAEGNIDRHVKSIAKTIEEVMIQQGDELLHIEGSKAPDWLVMDYGEIIIHLFIPELREKYALEQLWQQAKIVDLHIDVKEN comes from the coding sequence ATGTCGAAAACTGTTTTAAAAAACTTAGATTTAATCGCTCAAACTATTTATGATAAAAAGGGTTTTAACATACTCGCTTTAGATGTTCGCGATCTTTCTACGATGACCGATTTTTATGTGATCGCTGAAGGGAATATTGATCGTCATGTTAAATCTATAGCAAAAACAATTGAAGAGGTGATGATCCAACAAGGAGATGAACTTCTTCATATTGAGGGGAGTAAAGCTCCTGATTGGTTAGTGATGGATTATGGAGAAATCATCATTCATCTTTTTATTCCAGAATTACGAGAAAAATATGCACTGGAGCAGCTGTGGCAACAGGCAAAAATTGTAGATCTTCACATTGATGTGAAGGAAAATTAG